From a region of the Nitrospira sp. genome:
- a CDS encoding PAS domain-containing sensor histidine kinase — MTVPVDGMPSRGWLVPTVVTTIVVFVCDVWAPPGYAVPIFFTLPILLTRLNPELPSTIVTASSTVLLTWLGAALSQTVVTQHDSPNRAMTTTLLLGIAWLVITQKQSARQIQMAQQARHESEERLRIFIEHAPVALAMFDRDMQYLAVSRRWIDHYGLWDKQIIGRSHYEIFPDLPARLKVAHKQGLAGEIVREEEDRFERADGSEQWLCWEVRPWQMHSGRVGGIVIFTEDITDRKKGSLALLQNQKELRIQQAQLQDLTEKLLTAQEQERKRIARDLHDDFTQRLAALTIDLQSRSILQASESDALNSWHLKQLGDKAEQLTTDLQRLAHQLHPSLLEHAGLEAAAREYVEEFSARTGLATEIVVRDLRTPIPLEHATCLYRVLQESLQNVRKHAEATNVLVRLIRAGRTVGISVVDDGCGFEQFQNVGKLDGLGLTSMAERVKALHGTFHVRTKPGDGTEVEAWVSLPDVIGDD; from the coding sequence GTGACAGTTCCGGTAGATGGCATGCCGTCAAGAGGTTGGCTTGTCCCAACGGTAGTCACAACGATCGTCGTGTTTGTTTGCGATGTGTGGGCACCACCAGGCTATGCGGTACCGATTTTCTTTACGCTCCCAATCCTTCTCACTCGACTGAACCCTGAGTTACCAAGCACAATCGTCACAGCCAGTAGCACCGTCCTGCTCACATGGTTAGGAGCAGCACTAAGCCAGACCGTGGTCACGCAACACGATAGCCCAAATCGAGCGATGACGACGACCCTGCTCTTGGGCATCGCCTGGCTCGTCATCACTCAGAAACAATCTGCACGGCAGATCCAGATGGCGCAACAGGCGAGGCATGAGAGTGAGGAGCGACTGCGCATCTTCATCGAACATGCGCCGGTGGCGCTTGCCATGTTCGACCGAGACATGCAATATCTCGCCGTCAGCCGCCGTTGGATAGACCACTATGGCTTATGGGACAAGCAGATTATCGGCCGTTCGCATTATGAAATCTTCCCCGACCTTCCGGCGCGATTGAAGGTCGCGCATAAGCAAGGGTTGGCCGGCGAGATTGTGCGTGAGGAAGAAGACCGCTTCGAGCGAGCCGATGGGTCTGAACAATGGCTCTGCTGGGAAGTGAGACCTTGGCAAATGCACTCTGGTCGTGTGGGCGGCATCGTCATTTTTACAGAGGACATCACCGACCGAAAAAAGGGCAGTCTGGCCTTACTGCAGAACCAGAAAGAGCTGCGCATTCAGCAAGCACAGTTACAAGACCTCACGGAGAAACTTCTGACGGCGCAAGAACAGGAGCGGAAACGGATTGCCCGCGATCTGCACGACGATTTTACGCAGCGGCTCGCGGCGCTGACCATTGACCTTCAAAGCAGATCCATTCTTCAGGCTTCTGAGTCTGATGCATTGAACTCTTGGCACCTCAAGCAGTTAGGGGATAAGGCGGAACAGCTCACGACCGATCTACAACGCCTGGCGCATCAACTTCATCCCTCCCTTCTCGAGCATGCGGGCCTGGAAGCAGCCGCCAGAGAATATGTGGAGGAGTTCTCCGCGAGAACCGGATTGGCCACGGAGATTGTCGTGCGAGACTTGCGAACTCCCATTCCGCTCGAGCACGCCACGTGCCTCTATCGCGTGTTGCAGGAAAGTCTGCAAAACGTCAGGAAACACGCCGAAGCCACCAACGTCCTGGTCCGTCTCATTCGAGCGGGGCGCACTGTTGGAATATCCGTTGTTGATGACGGGTGCGGGTTTGAGCAATTTCAGAACGTCGGTAAACTGGACGGGTTGGGCTTAACCAGCATGGCGGAGCGTGTGAAGGCCCTCCATGGCACATTTCACGTGAGAACGAAACCGGGAGATGGCACGGAGGTCGAGGCCTGGGTGTCGCTCCCTGACGTGATTGGCGACGACTGA
- a CDS encoding response regulator transcription factor, with protein MKKPRVLMADDHSILLAGVRKLLEERYDVVGMVEDGRALLEAAERSKPDLILVDISMPLLNGLDAVRRLKKLQPDVKLLFLTMHASPQYATEAFKAGGNGYLLKQSAVSELPQAIEAVLQGKYYLTPSIAKPVIEKALKAEEGPSVKGSIAELTPRQREVLQLIGEGKRTKEVAELLKLSVKTVEFHKNCLMKELDIHTTTELVRYAIAQGLTHEQP; from the coding sequence ATGAAGAAGCCTCGTGTGTTGATGGCTGACGATCATTCCATCTTGCTGGCCGGTGTGCGTAAATTGCTCGAGGAACGGTACGACGTGGTGGGGATGGTAGAGGATGGCCGAGCCTTGCTCGAGGCGGCGGAGCGGTCTAAACCGGACTTGATTCTAGTCGATATATCCATGCCGCTCTTGAATGGTCTGGATGCGGTGCGGCGACTCAAGAAATTGCAGCCCGATGTGAAACTCCTTTTTCTCACCATGCATGCGAGTCCGCAGTATGCCACCGAAGCGTTCAAAGCCGGGGGCAACGGCTATCTGTTGAAACAATCCGCCGTCTCAGAATTACCGCAGGCGATCGAGGCCGTTCTGCAGGGAAAATACTATCTGACTCCGTCCATCGCCAAGCCGGTCATCGAGAAAGCCCTGAAGGCTGAAGAAGGACCGTCCGTCAAGGGGTCCATTGCCGAATTGACACCTCGGCAGCGCGAAGTGTTGCAATTGATCGGCGAAGGCAAGAGAACAAAAGAGGTTGCCGAGCTACTGAAGCTCTCCGTGAAGACCGTCGAGTTCCACAAAAACTGCTTGATGAAGGAGTTGGACATTCACACGACGACGGAGCTAGTGCGGTACGCCATTGCGCAAGGACTGACTCACGAACAGCCCTAG
- a CDS encoding response regulator transcription factor: protein MPAHAVAHRTQRSTYHQKPLRPIRVLLVDDHFLVRQALRKSLDRFVDINLVGEAANGEEAVKQVDRLKPAVVVMDINMPGMDGIEATGRIMRKHPDLHVIGLSFNVGKKNQEAMSNAGAHTLLDKGAAHEQLYRVISQAVSKVTDASSSGMRHAV from the coding sequence ATGCCGGCACATGCCGTCGCTCATCGTACTCAGCGTTCGACCTATCACCAGAAGCCACTGAGACCCATTCGTGTCCTCCTGGTGGATGACCACTTCCTCGTCCGCCAGGCATTGCGAAAGTCGCTTGATCGTTTCGTCGATATTAACCTAGTGGGTGAGGCGGCAAATGGAGAGGAGGCAGTGAAGCAGGTGGACCGGTTGAAGCCGGCGGTGGTCGTAATGGACATCAACATGCCGGGGATGGACGGGATTGAAGCGACAGGACGCATCATGCGAAAACATCCTGACTTGCATGTCATCGGCCTCTCATTCAACGTGGGAAAGAAGAATCAAGAGGCGATGTCGAATGCCGGTGCCCATACATTGCTCGACAAGGGGGCCGCGCATGAGCAGCTGTATCGTGTAATTTCTCAGGCGGTCAGCAAGGTCACCGACGCGAGTAGCTCCGGCATGCGTCACGCCGTGTAG
- a CDS encoding acetate/propionate family kinase has product MTQSDSVGSILAINGGSSSLKFSLFRAGDMPVRVVSGSIDRIGSPDGTLTWTRSDADAAESRRFQVSHHLACIDPLLDCVKDMLADHPLRAIGHRVVHGGRHYRESQMITPAVIEELERLSPFDPEHLPAEIELIKGFAQRYPDLPQVACFDTAFHRSMPRMAYRLPIPRRYEKLGLQRYGFHGLSYAFLMKELASVGKPGEANGRIILAHLGNGASMAAVNNGQSVDTTMGFTPVSGLPMSRRSGDLDPGVLPYLARTEGMTVERFHRMVNTESGLLGVSEISSDMRDLLNQEQRDPRAAEAVELFCYQARKWIGALAAVLGGLDTLVFSAGIGEHAPVIRARICDGLEFLGIVVDATPNEANAPVISKQGSPVTIRVMHTDEEREIAESIIRLLGVNPTT; this is encoded by the coding sequence ATGACACAGTCGGATTCTGTCGGTTCGATCTTAGCGATCAATGGAGGGTCGTCCTCACTCAAGTTCTCGCTCTTTCGAGCCGGGGATATGCCGGTCCGTGTTGTGTCCGGATCAATCGACCGCATCGGATCACCGGATGGAACATTGACATGGACGCGTAGCGACGCGGATGCCGCCGAAAGTCGGAGGTTCCAAGTTTCTCATCACTTGGCTTGTATCGACCCTTTATTGGATTGTGTCAAAGACATGCTCGCGGATCATCCACTCCGAGCGATTGGACATCGGGTCGTACATGGTGGCAGGCATTATCGTGAATCCCAAATGATAACCCCCGCTGTCATAGAAGAGTTGGAGCGATTGAGCCCTTTTGACCCAGAGCATCTCCCGGCTGAGATCGAATTGATCAAGGGGTTTGCGCAGCGGTATCCTGATCTCCCGCAGGTTGCCTGTTTCGATACCGCCTTCCACCGTAGTATGCCGCGCATGGCCTACCGGCTGCCGATTCCCCGGCGATATGAGAAGCTGGGGCTACAACGATACGGATTCCACGGGTTGTCCTATGCCTTTCTCATGAAAGAGCTGGCCAGCGTTGGAAAGCCGGGTGAAGCAAACGGTCGTATCATTCTGGCTCATCTTGGAAACGGAGCAAGCATGGCCGCCGTCAACAATGGCCAGAGTGTCGATACGACGATGGGCTTCACTCCTGTTTCCGGCCTGCCGATGAGCCGTCGGTCCGGAGATCTTGATCCGGGGGTGCTTCCTTACTTGGCGCGAACAGAAGGCATGACCGTCGAGCGGTTTCACCGGATGGTGAATACCGAATCGGGCTTGCTCGGAGTTTCGGAGATCAGTTCTGATATGCGGGACTTGCTCAATCAAGAGCAGCGTGATCCGCGGGCAGCCGAGGCGGTTGAGTTGTTTTGTTATCAAGCTCGAAAATGGATCGGCGCGTTGGCAGCGGTGCTGGGCGGATTGGACACCTTGGTCTTCAGCGCCGGGATCGGAGAGCATGCTCCGGTGATTCGCGCACGCATCTGCGACGGCTTGGAATTTCTCGGCATCGTCGTCGATGCGACGCCCAACGAGGCTAACGCCCCGGTGATATCCAAACAGGGATCCCCCGTGACGATTCGCGTGATGCATACGGACGAAGAACGTGAGATTGCGGAATCGATCATTCGGTTGCTCGGAGTCAACCCTACAACGTAG
- a CDS encoding phosphoketolase family protein, which yields MARKTKTSVSPDLLKKMDAYWRAANYLSVGQIYLYDNPLLTKPLTRAHIKPRLLGHWGTTPGLNFIYVHLNRIIKQHDLNMIYIAGPGHGGPGLVANTYLEGTYSEIYPNVSQDEQGLKRLFKQFSFPGGIPSHVAPETPGSIHEGGELGYSLSHAYGAAFDNPDLIVACVVGDGEAETGPLATSWHSNKFLNPVTDGVVLPILHLNGYKIASPAVLARISRDELEDLFRGYGYRPYFVEGNDPSVMHHVMASTLDAVVTDLRRIRAAARKGAEKRPIWPMIVLRTPKGWTCPPEIDGKRTEDYWRSHQVPMGDMDKQAHVKILEQWMKSYKPETLFDKTGRFKSELAELAPKGERRMSANLHANGGVLLKDLRLPDFRRYAVTVKKPGAVEAQATRVMGTFLRDTMALNMDSRNFRLFSPDENNSNRWQDVLEVTNRAWMAERYPYDDHLAPDGRVMEMLSEHQCQGWLEGYLLTGRHGFFSCYEAFIHIIDSMFNQHAKWLKVCDHIPWRRPIASLNYLLSSHVWRQDHNGFSHQDPGFIDHVVNKKAEVIRVYLPPDANTLLCVTDHCLRSRNHVNVIVAGKQSAPQWLNMNEAIAHCTAGIGIWAWASNDKDSEPDIVMACCGDVPTMETLAAVSLLRRYLPDVKVRVVNVVDLMKLQPPAEHPNGLSDRDFDALFTIDKPIIFAFHGYPWLIHRLTYRRTNHKNLHVRGYKEEGTTTTPFDMAVMNDIDRFHLVVDVIDRIPLRGSRADYTKQAIRDKRVEHKQYIREHGEDMPEISRWKWSGNRKSVRRPHA from the coding sequence ATGGCGCGCAAAACCAAGACATCAGTGAGTCCTGACCTCCTGAAGAAGATGGATGCCTATTGGCGGGCGGCGAATTATTTGTCCGTCGGTCAAATCTATCTGTACGACAATCCGCTGCTGACGAAACCGCTGACGCGCGCCCACATCAAACCGCGCTTGCTTGGTCATTGGGGAACGACGCCGGGCTTGAACTTCATCTATGTGCATCTCAACCGGATCATCAAGCAGCACGACCTCAACATGATCTATATCGCCGGGCCCGGCCATGGGGGGCCGGGGCTTGTCGCGAATACCTACCTCGAAGGGACCTACAGCGAAATCTATCCGAACGTGTCGCAGGATGAACAAGGCCTGAAGCGACTGTTCAAGCAATTTTCTTTTCCGGGAGGCATTCCCAGCCATGTGGCACCGGAAACGCCCGGTTCCATCCACGAAGGAGGCGAATTGGGATACTCGCTGTCCCACGCGTACGGGGCCGCATTCGATAATCCCGACCTGATCGTCGCCTGCGTGGTCGGCGACGGCGAGGCCGAAACCGGTCCGCTCGCGACGAGCTGGCATTCCAACAAGTTTCTCAACCCGGTCACTGACGGCGTAGTTCTACCCATCCTCCATCTGAACGGGTACAAAATTGCGAGTCCTGCGGTCCTGGCGCGGATCAGCCGTGACGAATTGGAGGACCTGTTTCGCGGTTACGGCTATCGTCCCTATTTCGTCGAGGGCAACGACCCCTCCGTCATGCATCACGTAATGGCCTCGACGCTCGACGCAGTAGTGACGGACCTCCGGCGGATAAGGGCCGCCGCCCGCAAAGGTGCAGAAAAGCGACCGATCTGGCCGATGATCGTGCTTCGAACACCCAAAGGCTGGACCTGTCCGCCGGAGATCGACGGCAAGCGGACCGAAGACTACTGGCGGTCCCATCAAGTCCCGATGGGCGACATGGACAAACAGGCCCACGTCAAGATTCTTGAGCAGTGGATGAAGAGTTATAAGCCGGAAACGCTGTTTGACAAAACAGGACGATTCAAGTCTGAACTCGCTGAGTTAGCGCCCAAGGGAGAACGCCGGATGAGCGCGAATCTCCACGCCAACGGCGGAGTTCTCCTTAAAGATTTGCGTCTGCCCGATTTCCGCCGATACGCCGTCACCGTGAAAAAACCGGGTGCCGTCGAAGCCCAGGCCACCCGCGTCATGGGGACATTTCTTCGGGACACCATGGCGCTCAATATGGACAGCCGGAACTTCCGTCTCTTCAGTCCCGACGAGAACAATTCCAACCGCTGGCAGGACGTATTGGAGGTGACGAACCGAGCCTGGATGGCGGAGCGGTATCCATATGACGACCACCTGGCACCGGACGGTCGGGTCATGGAGATGCTGAGTGAGCACCAATGTCAGGGGTGGCTGGAAGGCTACCTGTTGACGGGCCGACACGGATTTTTTTCCTGTTATGAGGCCTTCATTCACATCATCGACTCGATGTTCAATCAGCATGCCAAGTGGCTGAAGGTCTGTGACCATATTCCGTGGCGAAGACCGATCGCCTCGCTGAACTATTTACTGTCGTCTCACGTCTGGCGGCAGGATCACAATGGTTTCAGCCATCAAGATCCAGGCTTCATCGATCATGTGGTGAATAAGAAGGCCGAGGTGATCAGAGTGTATCTGCCGCCCGATGCCAATACACTGTTATGTGTCACGGATCACTGCTTGCGTAGCCGAAACCATGTCAACGTGATCGTGGCCGGCAAGCAATCGGCTCCCCAATGGCTCAATATGAACGAGGCGATCGCTCATTGCACAGCGGGAATCGGCATTTGGGCATGGGCAAGTAACGACAAGGACAGCGAACCGGATATCGTGATGGCCTGTTGCGGCGATGTCCCGACGATGGAAACGCTGGCCGCTGTTTCCTTGCTGCGCCGATATTTACCGGACGTGAAGGTGCGCGTGGTCAACGTGGTGGATCTCATGAAGCTGCAGCCTCCGGCCGAGCATCCGAACGGATTGTCCGACCGGGATTTTGACGCGCTCTTTACGATCGACAAGCCGATCATTTTCGCCTTCCATGGTTATCCCTGGCTGATTCACCGGCTCACGTACCGGCGGACCAATCACAAGAACCTGCATGTACGTGGGTATAAGGAGGAGGGAACCACGACGACACCTTTCGACATGGCGGTGATGAACGATATCGACCGGTTTCATCTGGTCGTCGACGTCATCGACCGGATACCCCTGCGCGGCTCGCGGGCCGACTATACCAAGCAGGCCATACGAGACAAACGTGTGGAGCACAAGCAATACATCAGGGAGCATGGTGAAGATATGCCGGAGATCAGTCGATGGAAGTGGAGTGGGAATAGGAAGTCTGTACGGCGGCCCCATGCATGA
- a CDS encoding DUF1207 domain-containing protein, with protein sequence MGRRVSVERWIIGIVVIVCLLAGQAYADDSNEKKPNDSTPKEVLDCRYQQPPELSEGEATSEMFPSDDLFRPLLADPKQPQFFALWQSMQSRNERTNANIGSVGIGENFGFYTRRNGCNGWQISLLTGIFAQFDLDTSNSALINVDFNVGIPLTWRHGNWSARLRFYHQSSHIGDEFLGAHPGFQSIGLQFEEVDMIVSYDVQKWLRLYGGGAVMVNRQPSQIDRNTVQWGFEARTPTPVGRSYLFGLFSNPIRFSPVLTADFKSVEEQAWYINTNLLMGFDMSRAGSFKRLRILFNYYHGYNPYGQFFYSQKTESFGAGAYFMF encoded by the coding sequence ATGGGTCGCAGAGTGTCTGTCGAACGATGGATTATCGGGATCGTGGTTATCGTCTGCCTGCTCGCAGGACAGGCCTATGCTGATGATTCGAACGAGAAGAAGCCGAATGACTCGACGCCGAAAGAGGTACTGGATTGCCGGTACCAGCAACCTCCTGAACTCTCGGAAGGGGAAGCCACGAGTGAGATGTTTCCGTCGGACGATCTGTTTCGTCCCCTCTTGGCCGATCCGAAGCAGCCGCAATTCTTTGCACTCTGGCAATCCATGCAATCTCGAAATGAACGGACCAATGCGAACATTGGGTCGGTCGGCATTGGAGAAAATTTTGGATTCTATACCAGGCGAAACGGATGTAATGGATGGCAAATCAGCCTCCTGACGGGGATTTTCGCGCAATTTGATTTGGATACGTCGAATTCCGCACTCATCAATGTCGACTTCAACGTGGGCATCCCGCTGACCTGGCGCCATGGCAACTGGTCCGCACGCCTGCGCTTTTATCACCAGAGCAGTCACATTGGAGATGAGTTCCTGGGGGCTCACCCTGGATTTCAGTCGATCGGCCTCCAGTTTGAAGAAGTCGATATGATTGTGTCCTATGATGTCCAGAAATGGCTGCGTCTGTACGGGGGAGGAGCGGTGATGGTCAATCGACAACCCTCCCAGATCGACCGCAATACCGTGCAATGGGGTTTCGAAGCGCGGACACCGACGCCAGTGGGACGATCGTACCTGTTTGGTCTATTCTCGAATCCGATCCGCTTTTCGCCCGTCCTGACGGCGGACTTTAAGTCCGTCGAAGAGCAGGCCTGGTATATCAACACCAACTTGCTCATGGGCTTCGACATGTCTCGGGCCGGATCATTCAAGCGCCTGCGGATTCTTTTCAACTACTATCACGGATATAATCCTTATGGGCAGTTCTTCTACTCACAGAAGACCGAGTCGTTTGGAGCCGGCGCCTATTTTATGTTCTAG
- a CDS encoding ATP-dependent metallopeptidase FtsH/Yme1/Tma family protein: MNKKVSFSIWYVLLAVMAVVIVHDFIHALSKVEELPYSEFKKLVATGKVAEVSVTSQVLTGKLKPEGDSKEQKVFATVRVEDPDLVRELNQHGVTFSGVIESTFWRDLLSWIIPVALFVGIWFFIFRRLGQAQGGFMQVGQSKAKIYMEKDVKVTFADVAGVDEAKDELREVIEFLRTPEKFTKLGGKIPKGILLVGPPGTGKTLLARAVAGESGVPFFSISGSEFVEMFVGVGAARVRDLFEQAKGKAPCIIFIDELDALGKARGVGPMAHEEREQTLNQLLVEMDGFDPRVGVILMAATNRPEILDPALLRAGRFDRHVTVDRPDKKGRLDVLRVHAKKVALSQEADLEQIAAMTPGFSGADLANVINEAALLAVRRGKDQVSFAELQEAVERVIAGLEKKNRVLNKMEKERVAFHETGHALVALSIPGSDQVQKISIIPRGVAALGYTLQLPTEDRFLMTKSELENKVAVLLGGRIAEETIFGEASTGAQNDLVKATDIAKSMVKAYGMSEKLGTITLERERQPQFLQLPVASEKGDYSEETAREIDCEVRRIIEAQYGRVKRLLEDKKAALERGAKLLLEREVITGAELKAVMETM; encoded by the coding sequence ATGAATAAGAAAGTCTCCTTTTCAATCTGGTACGTGCTGCTCGCCGTCATGGCGGTGGTGATCGTGCATGACTTCATCCACGCCCTCAGCAAGGTCGAAGAACTGCCGTACAGTGAATTCAAGAAGTTGGTGGCAACCGGGAAGGTAGCCGAGGTCTCGGTGACCAGCCAAGTGCTCACCGGAAAGTTGAAACCCGAGGGAGATTCGAAAGAGCAGAAGGTCTTTGCAACCGTGCGAGTCGAGGACCCGGACCTGGTCCGCGAACTCAATCAACATGGCGTCACTTTTTCCGGAGTCATTGAATCCACGTTTTGGCGCGATCTTCTGTCGTGGATCATCCCGGTTGCTCTCTTTGTCGGTATCTGGTTCTTCATTTTTCGCCGATTGGGACAGGCCCAGGGCGGCTTCATGCAGGTCGGCCAGTCGAAGGCGAAGATCTACATGGAAAAGGACGTCAAGGTGACGTTCGCGGACGTGGCCGGGGTAGACGAGGCCAAAGACGAATTGCGCGAGGTGATCGAGTTCCTGAGGACACCGGAGAAGTTCACCAAGCTCGGAGGCAAGATTCCCAAGGGAATCCTCCTCGTCGGCCCGCCTGGAACCGGCAAGACGCTGCTGGCGAGGGCGGTGGCGGGCGAGTCAGGAGTGCCGTTCTTCAGCATCAGTGGATCCGAGTTTGTCGAGATGTTCGTGGGGGTGGGGGCGGCCAGAGTCCGTGATCTGTTCGAACAGGCGAAGGGCAAAGCTCCCTGCATTATTTTCATCGACGAGTTGGATGCACTGGGAAAAGCCCGCGGTGTCGGCCCCATGGCGCACGAGGAGCGTGAGCAAACCCTCAATCAGCTGCTGGTCGAGATGGATGGATTCGACCCTCGCGTCGGCGTAATTCTCATGGCCGCCACCAACCGTCCTGAAATTCTCGACCCTGCCCTGCTGCGCGCGGGTCGATTCGATCGCCATGTGACGGTGGATCGTCCAGACAAGAAAGGGCGTCTGGACGTGCTTCGAGTTCACGCCAAGAAGGTGGCGTTGAGCCAGGAGGCTGATCTGGAACAGATTGCAGCAATGACACCGGGATTCTCCGGAGCCGATTTGGCAAATGTCATCAACGAGGCGGCGTTACTCGCGGTACGCCGAGGGAAAGATCAGGTGAGCTTCGCTGAGTTGCAGGAGGCCGTGGAGCGGGTCATCGCCGGATTAGAAAAGAAAAATCGCGTCCTGAACAAGATGGAAAAAGAGCGGGTCGCCTTTCACGAAACCGGCCACGCGCTCGTCGCCCTGTCCATACCAGGGTCAGATCAGGTGCAGAAGATCTCCATCATCCCACGCGGTGTGGCGGCACTCGGTTATACGCTGCAGCTTCCGACGGAAGACCGGTTTCTGATGACGAAATCGGAATTGGAGAATAAAGTCGCTGTATTGCTCGGCGGGCGGATTGCCGAAGAGACCATCTTCGGCGAGGCCTCGACGGGGGCGCAGAACGATCTCGTCAAGGCCACAGACATCGCGAAAAGTATGGTGAAGGCCTACGGAATGAGCGAAAAGCTCGGCACCATCACGTTGGAACGGGAACGACAGCCTCAGTTCCTCCAACTTCCTGTCGCGTCTGAAAAAGGCGATTACTCCGAAGAGACTGCCCGTGAAATCGATTGCGAAGTGCGGCGGATCATCGAGGCGCAATATGGACGGGTGAAGCGATTGCTGGAAGATAAGAAGGCCGCTCTGGAACGAGGGGCGAAGCTCTTGTTGGAGCGAGAGGTCATTACCGGTGCGGAGCTGAAGGCGGTCATGGAAACTATGTGA
- a CDS encoding ABC transporter permease: MTDGVEPVEEQATISVEDNVIHCRGAWTLPNLAQLERGGRALRWPETSTVLYDAGEVTAMDTGGALVLQRCIEGVRHKGQQASLQGLKPEFAELLRKIEMQWSRPERGVPVRGPGWAESLSRAIQSRQASTIRALAFVGESTIAFGRALMRPSSIRWRALLRFVELDGVRALPITGLLTFLVGVVIAYQGAEQLRKFGTNIFIVDLVGISLVREIAPLIVAILIAGRSGSAYTAEIGTMKVTEELDAVRTLGISPMNLLVLPRSLALIIALPLLTVYADVVGVFGGMLIALGELNVSFAEFIARFEEAVPVQHFLIGLGKAPFFAAIIALVGCYQGFQIRGGVDDVGRHTTISVVQGIFLVIVFDAICSILLNWWDL; encoded by the coding sequence GTGACCGACGGAGTAGAGCCGGTGGAAGAACAGGCAACGATCTCTGTCGAGGATAATGTGATCCATTGCCGCGGGGCTTGGACTCTTCCGAACTTGGCTCAGCTGGAGCGGGGAGGTCGGGCGCTTCGATGGCCGGAGACTTCGACCGTCCTGTACGACGCCGGTGAAGTGACCGCCATGGATACGGGCGGCGCCCTCGTGCTGCAGCGCTGCATCGAAGGTGTGCGGCACAAGGGCCAACAGGCGTCACTTCAGGGGCTGAAGCCGGAATTTGCCGAACTGCTCAGGAAAATCGAGATGCAGTGGTCTCGACCCGAACGTGGAGTCCCTGTCCGCGGACCGGGGTGGGCTGAGAGCCTTTCGCGCGCCATACAGTCCCGGCAAGCGTCCACGATTCGCGCGCTCGCCTTTGTTGGGGAAAGTACCATCGCGTTCGGCCGGGCACTGATGCGGCCGAGTTCCATTCGATGGCGGGCGCTTTTGCGGTTCGTCGAACTGGACGGCGTCAGGGCCTTGCCGATCACGGGCTTGCTGACGTTTCTCGTCGGAGTGGTGATTGCCTATCAAGGCGCGGAACAGTTGCGGAAGTTCGGCACGAACATTTTTATCGTGGACTTGGTCGGCATCTCGCTGGTGCGTGAGATTGCGCCGTTGATCGTGGCGATCCTCATCGCCGGCCGTTCGGGATCAGCCTATACGGCGGAGATCGGCACCATGAAAGTGACGGAAGAACTGGATGCCGTACGGACATTGGGGATCTCACCCATGAATCTGCTCGTGCTGCCTCGGTCGCTTGCCTTGATCATCGCCCTGCCCCTATTAACAGTGTACGCAGATGTCGTGGGCGTATTCGGCGGCATGCTCATTGCCCTGGGAGAACTCAACGTGAGTTTCGCGGAGTTTATCGCGCGATTCGAAGAAGCCGTCCCTGTTCAACACTTTCTCATTGGGTTGGGGAAGGCACCATTTTTCGCGGCGATCATCGCCCTGGTGGGCTGCTATCAAGGATTTCAGATTCGTGGTGGTGTGGATGATGTCGGTCGACACACCACCATCAGTGTCGTGCAGGGAATCTTTCTCGTGATCGTGTTCGATGCAATCTGCAGCATCCTTCTCAATTGGTGGGACCTTTGA